The following are encoded in a window of Sinomonas cyclohexanicum genomic DNA:
- a CDS encoding MFS transporter, protein MSVNQRSAGGAGTDQSLLKKIVSASMAGTVVEWYDFFLYATASTIVFNKILLPKMGNEYDAIIAAFLTYAVGFVARPLGGIVFGQIGDRIGRKQTLQITIVLIGIATVLMGCLPTYAQIGVWAPILLVLLRFIQGLALGGEWGGAVLLVAEHAPDKGRAFWASWPQAAVPVGNLLATLVLWIMTTTLSNDAFLAWGWRVAFWLSAIVVIVGYYIRTKIDEAPIFQAAKAELESEKAAGYGVLEVLKRYPRGVLIGMGLRFAENIMYYLVVTFSIVYLGTGLKMNTGSILGVIAIAHLCHFAIIPVVGRFADRIGRKPVYLAGAILGGTWGFWAFPAFGTQNTFVILLTIIVGLVFHSLMYAGQPAIMAEMFPTRMRYSGVSISYQVTSIIAGSLAPVFATEWLKATGSWWPTAVYLAAAGVVTLIAVLALRETKGTSLRALDAADAAKYLGASEAEARA, encoded by the coding sequence ATGAGCGTGAACCAACGCTCCGCAGGCGGCGCCGGCACAGACCAGTCGCTGCTGAAGAAGATCGTCTCGGCCTCGATGGCCGGTACCGTCGTCGAGTGGTACGACTTCTTCCTCTACGCGACCGCGTCGACGATCGTCTTCAACAAGATCCTGCTGCCCAAGATGGGCAACGAGTACGACGCGATCATCGCCGCGTTCCTCACCTACGCGGTCGGCTTCGTGGCCCGCCCGCTCGGAGGGATCGTGTTCGGCCAGATCGGCGACAGGATCGGCCGCAAGCAGACCCTCCAGATCACGATCGTGCTCATCGGCATCGCGACCGTCCTCATGGGATGCCTGCCCACCTACGCCCAGATCGGCGTGTGGGCCCCGATCCTCCTCGTGCTCCTCCGCTTCATCCAGGGCCTCGCCCTCGGCGGCGAGTGGGGCGGCGCCGTCCTGCTCGTGGCGGAGCATGCGCCGGACAAGGGGCGCGCGTTCTGGGCCTCGTGGCCGCAGGCCGCCGTCCCCGTAGGCAACCTCCTCGCCACGCTCGTGCTGTGGATCATGACCACGACCCTCTCCAACGACGCGTTCCTCGCCTGGGGCTGGCGCGTGGCGTTCTGGCTCTCCGCGATCGTGGTCATCGTGGGCTACTACATCCGCACCAAGATCGACGAGGCGCCGATCTTCCAGGCCGCCAAGGCCGAGCTCGAGTCGGAGAAGGCCGCCGGCTATGGCGTCCTCGAGGTGCTCAAGCGCTACCCCAGGGGCGTGCTCATCGGAATGGGCCTGCGCTTCGCGGAGAACATCATGTACTACCTCGTGGTGACATTCTCGATCGTCTACCTCGGCACCGGCCTGAAGATGAACACCGGCTCGATCCTCGGCGTCATCGCGATCGCGCACCTCTGCCACTTCGCCATCATCCCGGTGGTCGGCCGCTTCGCCGACCGTATCGGCCGCAAGCCCGTCTACCTCGCCGGCGCGATCCTCGGCGGCACCTGGGGCTTCTGGGCCTTCCCGGCCTTCGGCACGCAGAACACGTTCGTGATCCTGCTGACCATCATCGTTGGCCTCGTGTTCCACTCGCTCATGTACGCCGGCCAGCCGGCCATTATGGCCGAGATGTTCCCGACCCGCATGCGCTACTCCGGCGTCTCGATCTCCTACCAGGTCACCTCGATCATCGCGGGCTCGCTCGCCCCGGTCTTCGCGACCGAGTGGCTCAAGGCGACCGGCTCCTGGTGGCCCACCGCGGTGTACCTTGCCGCGGCCGGCGTGGTGACGCTCATCGCGGTCCTTGCCCTGCGCGAGACCAAGGGCACCTCGCTCCGCGCCCTCGACGCGGCCGACGCCGCGAAGTACCTCGGTGCCTCCGAGGCCGAGGCGCGGGCATGA
- a CDS encoding 3-hydroxybutyrate dehydrogenase, with protein MSLEGRKALVTGGAAGIGAAVARGLAEKGAHVVVADLDGEAAEKLAADLGGTSWAVDLLDTAALEDLRLDCDILVNNAGIQKVAPIEDYEPETFRRIQRLMVEAPFLLIRAALPHMYAEGWGRFVNISSVHGIRASAFKGAYVTAKHALEGLSKVTALEGAPHGVTSNCINPGYVRTALVEKQIKDQAATHGIPESEVLDKVMLTEMAIKRLVEPAEVASLACWLASDDAGMVTGASYTMDGGWSAR; from the coding sequence ATGAGCCTCGAAGGCCGCAAGGCACTCGTCACGGGCGGCGCCGCCGGCATCGGCGCCGCCGTGGCCCGGGGCCTCGCGGAGAAGGGCGCCCACGTGGTGGTCGCGGACCTGGACGGCGAGGCCGCCGAGAAGCTCGCCGCCGACCTCGGCGGCACCTCCTGGGCCGTAGACCTCCTCGACACCGCGGCGCTCGAGGACCTGCGCCTCGACTGCGACATCCTCGTCAACAACGCCGGCATCCAGAAGGTCGCCCCGATCGAGGACTACGAGCCGGAGACCTTCCGCCGGATCCAGCGGCTCATGGTCGAGGCGCCGTTCCTCCTGATCCGCGCAGCCCTGCCGCACATGTACGCCGAGGGCTGGGGCAGGTTCGTGAACATCAGCTCCGTGCACGGCATCCGGGCCTCGGCCTTCAAGGGAGCGTACGTCACCGCCAAGCACGCGCTCGAGGGCCTCTCCAAGGTCACCGCGCTCGAGGGGGCCCCGCACGGGGTCACGTCCAACTGCATCAACCCGGGCTACGTGCGCACGGCGCTCGTGGAGAAGCAGATCAAGGACCAGGCCGCAACCCACGGCATCCCCGAGTCCGAGGTCCTGGACAAGGTGATGCTGACGGAGATGGCCATCAAGCGGCTCGTGGAGCCGGCCGAGGTCGCCTCGCTCGCGTGCTGGCTTGCCTCGGACGACGCGGGGATGGTCACCGGCGCGAGCTACACGATGGACGGCGGCTGGTCGGCCCGATAA
- a CDS encoding amino acid permease, giving the protein MQTTHQPAALSRSLNVRHIRFMALGSAIGTGLFYGSAEAIQAAGPAVLIAYMIAGAAVFMVMRSLGEMAVRHPVAGSFSQYAGRYLGPFAGFATGWTYVFEMAIVALADITAFGIYMGFWFPQVDRWVWIAAVILILTAVNLTSVKVFGELEFWFSLVKVAAIVAMIVGGVALIVFGFSSPTGGQAGVHQLVTNGGLLPNGFGGLLACFSVVVFAFGGVETIGVTAGEAADPKKAIPHAVNTVPVRILLFYVLTLGVLMSLFPWNQVGAQGSPFVQIFDGLGIPGAANVLNAIVITAALSAINSDIFGAGRVLFGLAQQGHAPTSFGRVSGRGVPWLTVVVMTGVLGVGVVLNAMIPEDVFTVIASIATFATVFVWAMILASHVAMKREIRRYALAPSEFPSPLWPAASIAAIAFMVFVTVLLGWFEDTRVALVVGAVWIGLLALAYRMWVRGDGRRRPALLDETASLPVVEGAEARVTV; this is encoded by the coding sequence ATGCAGACCACACATCAGCCGGCCGCGCTCAGCCGCAGCCTCAACGTCCGGCACATCCGGTTCATGGCCTTGGGGTCGGCCATCGGAACCGGCCTCTTCTACGGCTCGGCCGAGGCCATCCAGGCCGCCGGGCCCGCGGTGCTCATCGCGTACATGATCGCCGGCGCCGCCGTGTTCATGGTGATGCGCTCGCTCGGCGAGATGGCCGTGCGGCACCCCGTCGCCGGCTCGTTCAGCCAGTACGCCGGCCGCTACCTCGGCCCGTTCGCCGGGTTCGCGACCGGGTGGACGTACGTGTTCGAGATGGCGATCGTGGCCCTCGCGGACATCACCGCGTTCGGCATCTACATGGGCTTCTGGTTCCCGCAGGTGGACCGGTGGGTGTGGATCGCCGCCGTCATCCTCATCCTGACCGCGGTCAACCTGACGAGCGTGAAGGTGTTCGGCGAGCTCGAGTTCTGGTTCTCACTCGTCAAGGTCGCCGCGATCGTGGCGATGATCGTGGGCGGGGTCGCCCTGATCGTGTTCGGGTTCTCCTCTCCAACCGGCGGCCAGGCCGGCGTGCACCAGCTCGTGACCAACGGCGGACTCCTCCCGAATGGGTTCGGGGGGCTGCTGGCCTGCTTCTCCGTGGTGGTGTTCGCGTTCGGCGGCGTGGAGACGATCGGGGTGACCGCTGGCGAGGCCGCGGACCCGAAGAAGGCCATCCCCCACGCCGTCAACACCGTTCCCGTGCGGATCCTGCTGTTCTACGTGCTCACCCTCGGGGTGCTCATGAGCCTGTTCCCGTGGAACCAGGTGGGCGCCCAAGGCAGCCCGTTCGTCCAGATCTTCGACGGGCTCGGCATCCCCGGCGCTGCGAACGTCCTCAACGCGATCGTCATCACCGCGGCGCTGTCGGCGATCAACTCGGACATCTTCGGGGCCGGACGCGTGCTCTTCGGGCTCGCGCAGCAGGGGCACGCGCCCACCTCGTTCGGCAGGGTCTCCGGGCGCGGCGTGCCGTGGCTGACGGTGGTGGTCATGACCGGCGTGCTCGGCGTCGGCGTGGTGCTCAACGCCATGATCCCCGAGGACGTCTTCACGGTCATCGCCTCGATCGCCACGTTCGCCACCGTGTTCGTGTGGGCCATGATCCTTGCGAGCCACGTGGCCATGAAGCGCGAGATCCGGCGCTACGCGCTCGCCCCCAGCGAATTCCCCTCGCCGCTGTGGCCCGCGGCCTCCATCGCCGCCATCGCGTTCATGGTGTTCGTGACGGTGCTGCTGGGCTGGTTCGAGGACACCCGCGTTGCCCTCGTGGTGGGCGCGGTGTGGATTGGCCTGCTTGCTCTCGCCTATCGCATGTGGGTCCGTGGCGACGGGCGGCGCCGGCCTGCCCTGCTGGACGAGACCGCGTCCCTGCCGGTGGTCGAGGGCGCGGAGGCCCGGGTCACCGTATAG
- a CDS encoding IclR family transcriptional regulator, producing the protein MSLAPSDVREKSKVPAAESTLRILRLLASRRGPQPASAIAAQLGLPRSTVYHLLAVMEENGFVMHLVEEQRFGLGIAAFELSSAYSRQEPLSRLGRPVLAALVDAIGESAHLAVLHGRDVYYIVEERAKNRPSLVTDVGVRLPSHLTASGRAILAALPKSQVRALYPNAAAFTSRTEEGEQIRSYSALQSELDQVRQRGYATEDGEVTGGLASVAAAVLDHTGWPAAAVAVTFEGERVGAERREELSKRVAKTAAELASRIYGRG; encoded by the coding sequence ATGTCCCTCGCTCCCAGCGACGTGCGCGAGAAGTCCAAGGTCCCCGCCGCGGAGAGCACGCTCCGCATCCTGCGGCTGCTCGCGTCGCGGCGCGGGCCGCAGCCGGCATCGGCGATCGCGGCCCAGCTCGGGCTCCCGCGCTCCACCGTGTACCACCTGCTGGCGGTGATGGAGGAGAACGGGTTTGTGATGCACCTCGTGGAGGAGCAGCGGTTCGGGCTCGGGATCGCCGCGTTCGAGCTCTCGAGCGCGTACTCGCGGCAGGAGCCGCTCTCGCGGCTCGGCCGGCCGGTGCTCGCCGCGCTGGTCGACGCGATCGGGGAGAGTGCCCATCTGGCGGTGCTGCACGGGCGGGACGTGTACTACATCGTCGAGGAGCGGGCCAAGAACCGGCCGTCGCTCGTGACTGACGTGGGCGTGCGGCTGCCGAGCCACCTCACCGCCAGCGGCCGCGCGATCCTCGCGGCGCTGCCGAAGTCGCAGGTCCGTGCGCTGTACCCGAACGCCGCCGCGTTCACGTCCCGCACCGAGGAAGGGGAACAGATCCGCTCCTACTCGGCGCTCCAGTCCGAGCTGGACCAGGTCCGGCAGCGCGGCTACGCGACGGAGGACGGCGAGGTCACGGGCGGGCTCGCGTCCGTCGCCGCCGCAGTCCTCGACCACACCGGTTGGCCGGCCGCCGCCGTCGCCGTGACGTTCGAGGGCGAGCGGGTCGGCGCGGAGCGGCGGGAGGAACTGTCCAAACGTGTGGCCAAGACGGCGGCGGAGCTCGCGTCGCGCATCTACGGGCGGGGTTAG
- a CDS encoding LCP family protein, with protein MERGRRVGRRSRPPRRRWPKIVLAVSIVVVLAAVGGAVYVAQLAARFNSNVHRSDALARAATEQAASPSPSSVIPKLSKDTNILIMGLDSRVDENGQPLPQDIQNALHAGDDSVGFYNANVLMLVHIPADGSKSTAISIPRDDYVETAGFPGAGFKTKIKEAYSYGFVAEQSALLAQGKPNDDATYQAARDAGRAAEIATVSQFLGGVQIDHFVEVTMVAFYEVALAIQPITVCVLRPTQDTFSGADFKAGMQQIDAQQAMAFVRQRRDTSDPTYDFTDLDRSRRQQAYIVSVLHQLKQAGTFTNLPKMEAVLDAVSKNMAVDRGLDLLQLAQQASSLTGGNVSFTTLPILGFGTSPEGASINLVDLAQIQGIVRDLLAPAPAPTTPPSPTFAAASPSETPTAAASEGTPQAAETATPTPTPAPTYADWQGALQGGSVPCVK; from the coding sequence ATGGAGCGTGGACGGAGGGTCGGCCGGCGATCACGGCCGCCGCGACGGCGGTGGCCCAAGATCGTCCTTGCGGTATCCATCGTCGTGGTCCTTGCGGCCGTGGGCGGCGCCGTCTACGTCGCCCAGCTCGCAGCGCGGTTCAACTCGAACGTGCACCGCTCCGACGCGCTCGCCCGGGCGGCCACGGAGCAGGCGGCGAGCCCGTCGCCGTCGTCCGTGATCCCGAAGCTGTCCAAGGACACCAACATCCTCATCATGGGCCTCGACTCGCGCGTCGACGAGAACGGCCAGCCCCTCCCGCAGGACATCCAGAACGCCCTGCACGCCGGCGACGACTCGGTCGGCTTCTACAACGCCAACGTGCTCATGCTCGTGCACATCCCGGCGGACGGCTCGAAGTCCACGGCCATCTCGATCCCGCGAGACGACTACGTCGAGACGGCAGGCTTCCCCGGGGCCGGGTTCAAGACCAAGATCAAGGAGGCCTACAGCTACGGATTCGTCGCTGAGCAGTCGGCTCTCCTCGCCCAGGGCAAGCCCAACGACGACGCAACGTACCAGGCCGCCCGTGACGCCGGCCGCGCCGCCGAGATAGCCACCGTGTCCCAGTTCCTCGGCGGTGTGCAGATCGACCACTTCGTCGAGGTCACGATGGTGGCCTTCTACGAGGTGGCGCTCGCGATCCAGCCCATCACGGTGTGCGTCCTGAGGCCTACGCAGGACACATTCTCCGGCGCGGACTTCAAGGCCGGCATGCAGCAGATCGACGCCCAGCAGGCCATGGCGTTCGTGCGCCAGCGCCGCGACACCTCGGACCCCACCTACGACTTCACGGACCTGGACCGCTCGCGCCGCCAGCAGGCGTACATCGTCTCGGTCCTGCACCAGCTCAAGCAGGCCGGCACGTTCACCAACCTGCCCAAGATGGAGGCGGTCCTGGACGCGGTGAGCAAGAACATGGCCGTGGATCGCGGTCTGGACCTCCTGCAGCTCGCGCAGCAGGCCAGCTCGCTCACCGGCGGGAACGTCTCCTTCACCACCCTGCCGATCCTCGGCTTCGGCACCTCGCCCGAGGGCGCCTCGATCAACCTCGTGGACCTGGCGCAGATCCAGGGGATCGTCCGCGACCTCCTCGCCCCGGCTCCCGCACCCACGACGCCGCCGTCCCCGACCTTCGCTGCAGCCTCGCCGTCCGAGACTCCGACGGCCGCAGCGAGCGAGGGCACGCCGCAGGCCGCCGAGACCGCGACGCCCACCCCCACCCCCGCACCCACGTACGCTGACTGGCAGGGAGCGCTGCAGGGCGGCAGCGTCCCGTGCGTCAAGTAG
- a CDS encoding GNAT family acetyltransferase — translation MILRTFSEADREAVIGLWHEVGLTRPWNDPGADIDRAAGTWPDLFVVAERDAAVVGTAMAGYDGHRGWVYYLAVAPHSQRQGIGRALLAEAEARLTSLGCPKAMLMVRRGNESAHGFYGSLGYSVDEVETFGKRLLAD, via the coding sequence ATGATCCTGCGCACGTTCTCCGAGGCGGACCGCGAGGCCGTCATCGGGCTGTGGCACGAGGTCGGCCTCACACGGCCGTGGAACGATCCCGGCGCGGACATCGACCGAGCGGCGGGCACGTGGCCGGACCTGTTTGTCGTCGCCGAGCGGGACGCCGCCGTGGTAGGCACGGCGATGGCCGGATATGACGGCCATCGGGGCTGGGTCTACTACCTCGCCGTCGCACCCCACAGCCAGCGCCAGGGCATCGGCCGGGCGCTGCTCGCCGAGGCGGAGGCACGTCTCACCTCGCTCGGCTGCCCGAAGGCCATGCTCATGGTCCGCAGAGGCAACGAGTCCGCGCACGGCTTCTACGGGAGCCTCGGCTACAGCGTGGACGAGGTCGAGACGTTCGGCAAGCGGCTCCTCGCAGACTGA
- a CDS encoding urocanate hydratase translates to MTTTEPNRPATAHKADFTTGARPVRAPRGTEISAKSWQTEAPMRMLMNNLDPEVAEHPDSLVVYGGTGRAARSWKAFDAIVDTLKEMDDDETLLVQSGKPVGVFRTNKWAPRVLIANSNLVGDWATWPEFRRLEAEGLMMYGQMTAGSWIYIGTQGILQGTYETFAAVGRKLIAEGRHTTSAAEGPLAGTLTLTGGCGGMGGAQPLAVTLNDGACLIVDVDESRLRRRVGKRYLDEVETDLDAAIAKVLAAKEERRGWSVGYVGNAAEVFPEILRRHKAGELTVDVVTDQTSAHDPLSYLPTEYTVEQWKPEAEADPEGFTKKAQNAMARHVQAMVEFQDAGAEVFDYGNSIRDEARKGGYERAFAFPGFVPAYIRPLFCEGLGPFRWVALSGDPEDIKVTDEAIKELFPENKHLHKWLDAAEERVEFEGLPARICWLGYGERHKAGLLFNRLVAEGKVKAPIVIGRDHLDSGSVASPYRETEAMKDGSDAIADWPLLNALTAASSGATWVSVHHGGGVGIGRSIHAGQVSVADGTELAAVKLTALLTNDPGMGVIRHVDAGYERAVEVAAERGVKIPMAGR, encoded by the coding sequence ATGACCACCACCGAACCCAACCGGCCCGCCACGGCGCACAAGGCCGATTTCACCACCGGCGCCCGCCCGGTCCGCGCCCCCCGCGGCACCGAGATCTCGGCCAAGTCCTGGCAGACCGAGGCGCCCATGCGCATGCTCATGAACAACCTCGACCCGGAGGTCGCCGAGCACCCGGACAGCCTCGTGGTCTACGGCGGCACCGGCCGCGCCGCGCGGTCGTGGAAGGCGTTCGACGCGATCGTCGACACGCTCAAGGAGATGGACGACGACGAGACCCTCCTCGTGCAGTCCGGCAAGCCCGTCGGCGTCTTCCGCACCAACAAGTGGGCGCCGCGCGTGCTCATCGCCAACTCGAACCTCGTGGGCGACTGGGCCACGTGGCCCGAGTTCCGCCGCCTCGAGGCCGAGGGCCTCATGATGTACGGCCAGATGACCGCCGGCTCGTGGATCTACATCGGCACGCAGGGCATCCTGCAGGGCACGTACGAGACGTTCGCGGCCGTGGGCCGCAAGCTGATCGCGGAAGGCCGTCACACCACCTCCGCGGCGGAAGGCCCCCTCGCGGGCACCCTCACCCTCACCGGAGGCTGCGGCGGCATGGGCGGCGCCCAGCCCCTCGCAGTGACGCTGAACGACGGCGCGTGCCTCATCGTCGACGTCGACGAGTCCCGCCTGCGCCGCCGCGTCGGCAAGCGCTACCTCGACGAGGTCGAGACGGACCTCGACGCCGCGATCGCCAAGGTCCTGGCGGCCAAGGAGGAGCGCCGCGGCTGGTCCGTGGGCTACGTGGGCAACGCCGCCGAGGTGTTCCCCGAGATCCTCCGCCGCCACAAGGCCGGCGAGCTCACCGTGGACGTCGTGACCGACCAGACCTCCGCCCACGACCCGCTGAGCTACCTGCCCACCGAGTACACGGTCGAGCAGTGGAAGCCGGAGGCCGAGGCCGATCCTGAGGGCTTCACCAAGAAGGCCCAGAACGCGATGGCCCGCCACGTCCAGGCCATGGTCGAGTTCCAGGACGCCGGCGCCGAGGTCTTCGACTACGGCAACTCGATCCGCGACGAGGCCCGCAAGGGCGGCTACGAGCGCGCGTTCGCCTTCCCCGGCTTCGTCCCGGCCTACATCCGCCCGCTGTTCTGCGAGGGCCTTGGCCCGTTCCGCTGGGTGGCGCTCTCGGGTGACCCGGAGGACATCAAGGTCACCGACGAGGCGATCAAGGAGCTGTTCCCCGAGAACAAGCACCTGCACAAGTGGCTCGACGCCGCCGAGGAGCGCGTGGAGTTCGAGGGCCTTCCGGCCCGCATCTGCTGGCTCGGCTACGGCGAGCGCCACAAGGCCGGCCTGCTGTTCAACAGGCTCGTGGCCGAGGGCAAGGTCAAGGCGCCGATCGTGATCGGCCGCGACCACCTCGACTCCGGCTCCGTGGCCTCCCCGTACCGCGAGACCGAGGCCATGAAGGACGGCTCCGACGCGATCGCCGACTGGCCGCTCCTGAACGCCCTCACCGCCGCGTCCTCGGGCGCCACGTGGGTCTCGGTCCACCACGGCGGCGGCGTGGGCATCGGCCGCTCTATCCACGCCGGCCAGGTCTCCGTGGCCGACGGCACCGAGCTCGCCGCCGTGAAGCTGACCGCACTCCTCACTAATGACCCGGGCATGGGCGTGATCCGCCACGTCGATGCTGGCTACGAGCGCGCCGTCGAGGTCGCCGCCGAGCGCGGCGTCAAGATCCCCATGGCCGGCCGCTGA
- the hutH gene encoding histidine ammonia-lyase gives MTLTATDLPTEVTLSTHGLTAEDVVAVARHGAKVTIAPEAIDEVARVRAHVEALAASETPAYGISTGFGALANLHIPQEKRTQLQKSLIRSHAAGMGPAVETEVARALMLLRAKTLASGRTGVRPVILETFVAFLNTGITPVIREFGSLGCSGDLAPLSHVALVLMGEGEAFGPDGERFGGAGERPVAELLAEHGIEPIVLAEKEGLALVNGTEGMLGMLLMALADLRQLVKTADVTAALSVDGLMGTDQVFLPELHAPLRPHPGQADSAANMLAVLAGSKIVESHKVGDNRVQDAYSLRCAPQVAGAVRDTIAHAETVASRELDAAIDNPVVLPDGRVSSNGNFHGAPVAYVLDFLAIAVADLASMAERRTDRMLDPARSHGLPAFLAHDPGVDSGLMIAQYTQAGLVSDCKRLAVPASVDSIPSSAMQEDHVSMGWHAARKLRKAVDNLRRVLAIELVTAARAIDIRTEASDGALVPGPGGAAAIEVLRRAVPGPGTDRFMSPELEAADRVLAEGNFVAAVSAAVGGLR, from the coding sequence ATGACCCTCACCGCTACCGATCTCCCCACCGAGGTCACCCTCTCCACCCACGGCCTCACCGCCGAGGACGTCGTGGCCGTAGCCCGCCACGGCGCCAAGGTCACGATCGCGCCCGAGGCGATCGACGAGGTGGCCCGCGTCCGCGCCCACGTCGAGGCCCTCGCAGCCTCCGAGACCCCGGCCTACGGCATCTCCACCGGCTTCGGGGCCCTCGCGAACCTGCACATCCCGCAGGAGAAGCGCACGCAGCTGCAGAAGTCGCTCATCCGCTCGCACGCCGCGGGCATGGGCCCGGCCGTCGAGACCGAGGTGGCCCGCGCGCTCATGCTGCTGCGCGCCAAAACCCTCGCCTCTGGCCGCACCGGCGTCCGCCCGGTGATCCTCGAGACGTTCGTCGCCTTCCTCAACACGGGCATCACCCCCGTGATCCGCGAGTTCGGCTCGCTCGGCTGCTCCGGCGACCTCGCCCCGCTCTCCCACGTCGCCCTCGTGCTCATGGGCGAGGGAGAGGCGTTCGGGCCCGACGGCGAGCGGTTCGGCGGCGCGGGCGAGCGTCCCGTTGCGGAGCTGCTCGCCGAGCACGGCATCGAGCCGATCGTCCTCGCGGAGAAGGAGGGCCTGGCCCTCGTCAACGGCACCGAGGGCATGCTCGGCATGCTGCTGATGGCGCTCGCGGACCTGCGCCAGCTGGTCAAGACCGCGGACGTCACCGCGGCCCTGTCCGTGGACGGCCTCATGGGCACCGACCAGGTGTTCCTGCCCGAGCTGCACGCCCCGCTGCGCCCGCACCCGGGGCAGGCGGATTCCGCGGCGAACATGCTCGCCGTGCTCGCCGGCTCGAAGATCGTCGAGTCCCACAAGGTCGGCGACAACCGGGTCCAGGACGCCTACTCGTTGCGCTGCGCCCCGCAGGTGGCCGGTGCCGTCCGCGACACGATCGCCCACGCCGAGACGGTCGCGTCCCGCGAGCTGGACGCCGCGATCGACAACCCCGTGGTCCTGCCGGACGGCCGGGTGTCCTCGAACGGCAACTTCCACGGCGCCCCCGTCGCGTACGTGCTGGACTTCCTGGCGATCGCCGTGGCAGACCTCGCCTCGATGGCCGAGCGCCGCACCGACCGCATGCTGGACCCGGCCCGCTCGCACGGCCTCCCCGCGTTCCTCGCCCACGATCCCGGCGTTGACTCGGGCCTCATGATTGCCCAGTACACGCAGGCCGGCCTCGTCTCGGACTGCAAGCGCCTGGCCGTCCCGGCGTCCGTGGACTCGATCCCGAGCTCCGCGATGCAGGAGGACCACGTGTCCATGGGGTGGCACGCCGCCCGCAAGCTGCGCAAGGCCGTGGACAACCTGCGCCGTGTCCTCGCGATCGAGCTCGTCACGGCGGCCCGCGCGATCGACATCCGCACTGAGGCGTCCGACGGCGCGCTGGTCCCCGGTCCGGGAGGCGCGGCGGCCATCGAGGTGCTCCGCCGGGCGGTCCCCGGGCCGGGCACGGACCGGTTCATGTCTCCCGAGCTTGAGGCAGCCGACCGCGTCCTCGCGGAGGGCAACTTCGTCGCGGCGGTGAGCGCCGCCGTCGGCGGTCTTCGCTAG